TGGTTGTCACCACGGCAAGCTGGTAGCGCGAGCCAAGGAAGGGGTTGTCCGCCTGCGCGCCTTCGGCAAGGCCCGCGTTCACGGCGAGGCGGCGCAGGTGCACATCGCTCTCGGCCTCAGAATGGGCGCGAGCATCCCAGCCCAGCGAGCGGATGTAGCTCGCCAGCGTGACGGCTGTTTCCATCGCGCGCAGGGTGCCGCGCTGGGCCTCGGCCTCGTGGATCCAGTCGCTGCCAGCTTCATCGGCGCGCGGCGGGCGCGGGGCGTCATAGAGGAACACCAGCGCGTGGGTGTGGTGGCGGCAATCGCCCTTGGGCGCTTTGAGGGACTCCCTCAGCCCGGCCATGATCACGTCGATCCCGGCGGCCAGCGTCTTGACCTGTTTTGTTTCCAGCGTCTGCGCCAGACGCGCGACATCCGGGTTGCGCGTGGGGGTGGCAAGCCAGTCGGCATCGCCGATCCGGGCCACGCCCACCATGGAAGCGTCGCAGTAATAGCCGAAGGCTTTCAGATGGTTGGCGCGCTCTTGCAGCTCGGAAGGGATCTTGGCACGCTCGGCCTTCACGAGCCCCTCGCGCGTGGCGTCCAGCATCGCCTGATACTCCTGCATCGCGTTGACGATGGAGAGCGGATCTTCGGGCCGGCGGAAGCTCACCCCCTGCTGGGGGGGCAGGGCTGCCAGCACGGCCTCGGGCAGGCTGGCCACACGCGGCAGGGCCTCCAGCGGGTAAGGGCCAAGGTGCATCGGGCGGGAGCGGTAGGAGCGGAGCTTGCGCATCTGGCGGGCTTTCGGCTAGCGGGTATGGGCGGGATCACGCGGATCAGAGCTTGGAGAGGCGGGTCTCTTCCCCTTCGCGCAGCGCATCGAGCAGGCCCAGAAGCTGCGCTTTCTCGCCCTCGCCCAGCTTGGCAAGGAAATGCGCGCTGTTGGCGCGGGCGTGGGCATTGGCCTCCAGCAGCAGGTCGGCGCCACGCGGCGTGGCCGCCACCAGCGTCATCCGTTTGTCGTCCTGCCCGGTGGAGCGCGCGATCAGCCCTGCGGCCTCCATCTGCCGCAACGCGCGGGAGATGGCGGTGCGGTCCACGCTCACATAGGCGGCGATCTCGGAGGGGTTCTGTAACCCTTCCCCTTCGCAGGCCAGCAGGATACACCAATGCAGGCGCGTGAGGCCAAGATCCTTCAGCCCGTCCTCGAACCGCTTCTCGATCACCCGCGCGCTCAGCGAGAGCTGATAGCCCAGGGCGGCGTGCAGGTCATATGCCGTCTTCTTCAACATAATTGACAGCGTTAACTAAATTTCTGCCCCTGTCAACAAGCGTGCAATCGCTTGCATGGTTGATCGCGGGGGTGCTTGGCGACAGAATATTGCGATTGAGGGAGGAAACATGAAAGAAATTCGCGCAGTCCTTTTCGATAAGGACGGAACCCTTTTTGATTTCCACGCCACCTGGAGCGCCTGGGCGCATGATTTCCTGCAGGCGCTTTCGGGCGGCGAGCCAGCGCTGGCCGCAAGGCTTGGCAACGCCATCGGCTATGACACCGAGTTGCGGATCTTCAAACCCGGCAGCCCCGTGATCGCGGGCACACCGGGGGAGATCGCCGATGCGATGTTGCCGCATCTGCCGGGGCAGGGGGCGGCTGCGCTGATCGAGCAGATGAACCGCGCCGCCGCCGAAGCCCCCATGGTGGAGGCCGCGCCTTTGGCCGAGCTGCTGTCTGAACTGCGCAAGGCGGGCTTTAGGCTGGGCGTTGCCACCAATGACGCTGAAGCGCCCGCGCGTGCGCATCTCGAAGCCACCGGCATCCTTCCGGCCTTCGATTTCATCGCAGGCTTTGACAGCGGCCACGGGGCCAAGCCCGATCCGGGCATGCTGCTGGCCTTCGCCCGCGCCACGGGGCTTGCGCCCGATCAGGTGGTGATGGTGGGTGACAGCCGCCACGATCTTCTGGCCGGCCGCGCGGCGGGCATGGCCACCGTGGGCGTGCTCACCGGCCTTGCCGGGCCCGAGGAACTGGTGCCGCTGGCCAACGCGGTTTTGCCCGACATCAGCCATCTGCCCGGCTGGCTGCGCGGGCAGGCCCCGGAACTGGAACTGGCAGAGGCCGCCGGGTAGCCCATCCCCAGCCGCCTTGCGGCAGGATGGAAGACGGGCGACAGGAAATGTCGCATTCTGGCGCTCCACCTTTGGGCTTTGCGCGCAGGATTTCCCTCAGACGGAGGGAATGCCCATGGCTGAACACGCCACCAAACGCCGCCGCCACGGCGGCCGTGCCGGCAACGCGCGGCGCAGCACCACGGCCACGATCGAGCAGATGCCCTGGCGCGTCCCGGTCAACACCGATGCGCCCACAGAGCCGCTCAACGAGGAGGGCATCGAGGCCATCCATGACTGCGCCATGCGGATCCTTGAGGAAATCGGTATCGAATTTCTCAACGCCGAGGCGCTGGCCGTTCTGAAAGATGCAGGCTGCACCATCGACGGGCAGAACGTGCGTATGGGGCGCGATTGGGTGATGGAGATGGTCGCCAAGGCCCCGGCCGATTTCACCATCACGCCGCGCAACCCCGCGCGGGAGATCCATATCGGCGGCAAGAGCATGGTCTTCGTCAATGTCTCCTCGCCGCCCAACTACTGGGATCTGGAAAAGGGCAAGATCCCCGGCACCCGCGAGGATTGCCAAAACCTGCTCAAGCTCACGCAGTATTTCAACTGCATCCACGTCGCCGGCGGCTACCCGGTGGAACCGGTGGACGTGCACGCCTCGGTGCGCCACCTCGACGTGCTCTATGACAAGCTCACCCTGACCGACAAAGTCGCCCATGCCTACAGCCTCGGCAAGGAGCGGGTGGAAGACGTGATGGAGATGGTGCGCATCGCGGGCGGGCTTACGCAAGAGGAATTCGAAGCCACACCGCGCATGTACACCAACATCAATTCCACCTCGCCCCTCAAGCACGATGAGCCGATGCTCGATGGCTACATGCGCTGCGTGCGGCGCGGGCAGGCGACGGTGGTCACGCCCTTCACGCTGGCCGGTGCCATGGCACCGGTGACAATGGCCGGGGCCGTGGCGCAGTCCATCGCCGAAGCGCTCTGTGTGATCGCGCTGGCGCAATATATCCGCCCCGGCGCGCCTTGCGTGCTGGGCACGTTCACCTCCAACGTGGACATGAAATCCGGCGCCCCCGCCTTCGGCACGCCCGAATACATGCGCGCCACCCAGATGACGGGCCAGATGGCGCGCTACTACGGGTTGCCCCTGCGCTCCTCCGGCGTTTGCGCGGCCAATGTGCCGGACGGGCAGGCGATGTGGGAGACGTCCAATTCGCTCTGGGCGGCCGTGCAATCGCAGACGAACATGGTCTACCACGCCGCCGGCTGGCTTGAGGGCGGGCTGATTGCGAGCCCCGAGAAATTCATTATGGATTGCGAGATCCTGCAGCAGATCCAGCGCTATTTCGAGCCCGCCACCTTCGCCACCGGAGAAGACGACATCGCGCTGGAGGCGATCCGTTCCGTTGGCAATGATGGCCATTTCTTCGGGATCGACCACACGCAGGAGCGCTACACGACAGCCTTTTACCAGCCTTTCTTGAGCGACTGGCGCAATTTCGAAGGCTGGAATCTGGCGGGCGGCGTCTGGACGGCGGAGCGCGCGCACCGGATGTTCAAGGCGATCATGGCGGAATTCCAGCCGCCGCCGATGGAGGACGCGATCCGCGAGGAACTGGCCGATTTCGTGGCACGGCGCAAACGCGAAGGGGGCGCGCCGACGGATTTCTGACCGTCGAAAAACTTCGGTGCGCAAAATAATGATCTGCGTCAGGCTTTCTTTAACGCCTGTTTCCTAGGGTGCGAAAAAACAACCTCGGGAAAATCCAGATGCACGGATTGATCAACCGCTCGATCGAGATCTTTTTGAAAGAGCGCCACGGCGCGGCGCTCTGGCAGGCGGTCGCGCAGGAAGCGCAGGTACCGGACGGAAGTTTCGAGGCGATGCTGCCCTATGAGGATGCGCTTACGGGCCGGGTGATCGCCGCCGCCGCGCAGAGGCTTTCGCGCAGCGAGGCAGAGATTCTGGAGGATCTGGGGATCTTCCTGATCACCTCGGAGCGCACGCAAGTGGTGCGCCGCCTGCTGCGCTATGGCGGGGTGAGCTTTCTGGATTTCCTCTACTCGCTGGATGATCTGCAGGATCGCGTCAAGCTCGCGGTGCCGGAACTTGAGGTGCCGCGGTTCGAACTGCAGCGCGAAGGCCAGAGTGGCTTTCACCTGATCGTGGAAAGCCCGGTGGCAGGCATGGGCCACGTGACGGTCGGCATCCTGCGCGCGCTGGCCGATGATTACGGCGCGCTGGTGGTGCTAGAGGAAAGCCACGATGCCGGCACGCAAAGCGATATCACGGTGCATCTGCTCAACAGCACCCATGCCGCCGGGCGGCGGTTTTCGCTCGCCGGGGAGCCTGCATGATGGCCGCGTTTCAACCCGCCAATATCCCGCCCGAAGGCCTGAATCGGCTGATGCCCATGCATGTGATGCTGGACGAAAAGGGCTGCATCCAGCATTTCGGCCCCACGCTGCATTGCCTCTGGCCCTATGGCGCGCCGCTGGGGCGCAGCTTTTTCGAGGTGCTCACGGTGAGCCGCCCGCGCGGCATCACCGATCTGAAAGGGCTGATGGCCCATGCGAGCGAACGGCTGCACATTGAACTTGCGGAAGGCGAGGCCCCGGCGCTCAAGGGCATCGCCATGCCCTTGCAGGACGGCGGCGCGCTGCTGAACCTCTCGTTCGGGATCTCCGTTGTGGAGGCCGTGCGTCTTTACGATCTGACAGATGCCGATTTCGCTCCCACCGATCTGACGGTGGAAATGCTCTACCTGATCGAGGCCAAATCGGCCGCGGCGGCTGAGCTGTCGCGCCTCAGCCAGCGGCTGCAGGGCGCGCGGATCGCGGCCGAGGAACAGGCCTTCACCGACACGCTCACCGGCCTGCGCAACCGCCGCGCGATGGATGTGGTGCTGGCCCGCCTCATCAGCTCTGAGCGCGGCTTCGGGCTGATGCATCTGGATCTGGACTACTTCAAGGACGTGAACGACACGCTGGGCCACGCCGCGGGCGATCTGGTGCTGCAGCATGTCGCCAAAGTGCTGGTGGAGGCCACCCGGGAGGACGATCTTGCCGCCCGTGTCGGTGGTGATGAGTTCGTGCTGCTCTTTGCCGGGCTTACGGATGTGGATCAGCTCAACCGCATCGCCGGGCGGATCATCGAACGGCTTGAGGATCCGGTTTACTTCGAAGGCCAGCCCTGCCGTATTTCGGGGAGCATCGGCACCACGGTGTCTGATTTCTACAAGGCCCCGGAGGCCGAGGCGATGCTGCATGATGCCGACATTGCGCTCTATGCCTCCAAGCACAAGGGCAAGGCTTGTTACACCGTCTTCTCCAAGGATCTCGGCCAGTTGGAGCCCCCCAAAGGCCGGGAGGCCGCGCCGCCCCACTAGCCTTCCGTCTCGTTCGCCGGTGCCTCCTGTCCCCGCCTTTCGGGCACCGGCACACAGCGGGCGCCCGGCCTTCCCCCTCCCCAGCGTCCGGGCGCCCGACATGTGAAAACCTTCTGTAGCTAGGCTTGAGGGGACTTTAGCATGAAAGGGTCACTGAAGGCGGCGCGGTGAACCGTGGCGACTGGCGGGTCGCGGCCGGGCCTCTGGTGAAAATCTCCGCAAATCGCCCCGCGACCCAGCGCGCCTTGAGGTTGCGGGCGGTAGCCCATAGCCTTGCCCCGAACCAAGGGTGGAGGCCCGGACAATGGCAGAACCGAACACTCGGAAAGTCGCTCTTGTCACGGGGGCCGCCCGTGGGATCGGGCGGGCCATCGCGCAGGATCTGGCGCAGGATCACGATCTTGCCTTCACCTGGCTCACCACCACGCCTAAGGCCCCACCCGAGGGTGCGTTGGCTTTGCAGGCTGATCTGTCACAACCCGGCAGTGCGGAAGAGGTGATCAAGGCAGTCATAACCCGCTTTGGCCGGATCGATGTGATCGTCAATAACGCAGGCCTCGTGCAGCCAAGCCCGCTTGAAGCCTATGATCCCAGCGCCGCGCAAGCCGTTCTGACCGTCAACCTGCTGGCCCCAGGCGCGCTGCTCGCGGCAGCCTTGCCGCACCTTCAGCCCGGCGCGGCCATCGTCAATATTTCCTCTGTGAACGCCTACCTGCCCCCACGCGGCGCGGCGCTTTATGGCGCGAGCAAGGCGGCGCTCAACCTTTGGACAAAGGGCGCGGCCAAGGAGCTGGGGCCAAGGGGCATACGCGTCAATGCCATCGCACCGGGGGCGATCAACATCCCCGAAGCACCGCGCCCCGACGAGCTGACCGAGCTCTTCGTGAAAGAAACCGCACTGGGCCGGATCGGCACACCGGAAGACATCGCCCGTGCCGTGCGCTTTCTGGCCAGCGAGGCGGCGGGCTTCATCACAGGCGAGGTGCTGACGGTGTCCGGCGGCTACCGGCTCTAGCGGATCTGATCGTCCAGCCAGATCGTGACTGGGCCGTCATTCACCAGATGCACCTGCATGTTTGCCCCGAAGATGCCGGTTTGCACCGGGATGCCTTCCCCCGAAAGCGCTTCGGCGAAGGCCTCATAGAGCGCCTTGCCGTGAGCAGGCGCGGCGGCCTGCGAGAAGCCGGGGCGATTGCCCGAGCGGGTGTCGGCGGCAAGGGTGAACTGCGAAACAACCAGCGCGCTGCCGCCAATATCGCGCAGGCTGCGGTTCATCTTGCCCGCGTCATCGGTGAAAATGCGCAGCTTGGCGATCTTGGCCGCGAGCCGCGCGGGCTGCTTTGCCGTATCGCCCTCCATCGCGCAGACGAGGATCAGCAGGCCCGGCCCACATGCGCCGACGGTTTCTCCGTCCACCTCAACCCGCGCCTGCGTGACGCGCTGCAACAGCGCCCTCACGAGAGTTCGGAGAGCCGCGGCGGGTTGGCCCCGGCGCGCGACACGGTAACGGCGGCGGCCTTCACGCCAAGCCTCAACGCATGGGCGACGTCCTCAGCCGTGAGCCCCGCCAGCGCGCCCTTGTCGAGTGTACCCCGCTGAGCCAAACCGGCCAGCACGCCCGCGTTGAACGTATCGCCCGCGCCGACAGTATCGACGACCTCCACGGGCGTGGCGGCCACGAAGGCTTCCTCGTTGCCCCAGAACGCCCGCGCGCCCTTCGCGCCCTCGGTGATGCAGACAAGCTGCGCGCCCTTGTCCAGCAGGCCCTGCGCCAGCGGTGCAATCTCGCCGTCGCCTTCCAGCCAGTGCAGATCCTCGTCCGACAATTTCACGATGTCGGCGATGGCGATCATGCGGTTGATGCGGGCGCGATAGGCAGCTTCGTCGGTGATGAAGCCGGGCCGGATGTTGGGGTCGATCATCGTGAGCGCGGTTGGGGCGACCTGCGCCATCAGCGTTTCATAAGCACTGCCGCCGGGCTCGGAGACAAGGCTGATGCCGCCGAAGAAATGCGCGCGGTCAGCTTCAGGCGCTTTCGGCATCTCCTCCACCGCGAACATGCGGCCGGCGGTGTTTTCATCGTAGAACGCGTAGCGCGCCTGCCCGTCGGTGAGCGTCACGAAGGCGAGCGTCGTGGGGCGGGGCGAGCGCACGCAGCCGCTGTGATCGACGCCGCTGGCCGTGAGCACCGCTTCCAGCTGCGCGCCGAAAAGGTCGGTCGACAGCCCGGTGACGAAGGCGGTGTCCTGTTCCAGCCGCGCCAAGGCGATGGCGGTGTTGAACACCGCGCCGCCCGCAAAGGGCGCGAAGGCCGCTTCGCCGCCCGTAGCCTCGCGCGGCAGCATGTCGATCAGGGCCTCGCCACAGCAGACAACCATCCCGTTTCTCCCCTAGAAGTCAGCCATTCTGCGCCGCGAAATAGCCGATGACCGCCGCGATTGATAGCGCAAACATTGCCGCGAGTAAAATTTTCCACGTGGAGTAGGGCCGCTCCCCCTGCACCCGGCCGGACTGACCGTTGACGACGAAGCGATAGGTCTTGCCGCGATACTTGTAGGCCGCCATCCAGACCGGCAGCAGGATGTGCTTGAAGGTGATGTCGGAGACCGCCGTATCCAGCGACTGGATGCGCTGCACATCGCCGCCGATGTCGAATTTCACGTCCCGCTCGATCACGCGATCCATGCGCGCGCGGGCCTCGTGGAAACCTTCATCGAGCTGCACTTGGTAGCCTTCCGCGCGCATCCCGGCCAGGTATTCGGCCTGATAGGGCTCCAGCAGCGAGAGGTCCCAGGGCTCCAGCGCATCCGTATAGCTCTTGGGGAGCGAGCGGCTCGCGAGCACCAGCACATCGTCGAAGAAGCGCGCCACGCGGCCCGCCGCCGGGCTCCAGCGGATCTTACGCTCCTGGCGCTGCTGGGTCTTTCCGTCCAC
The sequence above is drawn from the Pseudoruegeria sp. SHC-113 genome and encodes:
- a CDS encoding MarR family winged helix-turn-helix transcriptional regulator; amino-acid sequence: MLKKTAYDLHAALGYQLSLSARVIEKRFEDGLKDLGLTRLHWCILLACEGEGLQNPSEIAAYVSVDRTAISRALRQMEAAGLIARSTGQDDKRMTLVAATPRGADLLLEANAHARANSAHFLAKLGEGEKAQLLGLLDALREGEETRLSKL
- a CDS encoding HAD family hydrolase, translating into MKEIRAVLFDKDGTLFDFHATWSAWAHDFLQALSGGEPALAARLGNAIGYDTELRIFKPGSPVIAGTPGEIADAMLPHLPGQGAAALIEQMNRAAAEAPMVEAAPLAELLSELRKAGFRLGVATNDAEAPARAHLEATGILPAFDFIAGFDSGHGAKPDPGMLLAFARATGLAPDQVVMVGDSRHDLLAGRAAGMATVGVLTGLAGPEELVPLANAVLPDISHLPGWLRGQAPELELAEAAG
- a CDS encoding trimethylamine methyltransferase family protein, with the protein product MAEHATKRRRHGGRAGNARRSTTATIEQMPWRVPVNTDAPTEPLNEEGIEAIHDCAMRILEEIGIEFLNAEALAVLKDAGCTIDGQNVRMGRDWVMEMVAKAPADFTITPRNPAREIHIGGKSMVFVNVSSPPNYWDLEKGKIPGTREDCQNLLKLTQYFNCIHVAGGYPVEPVDVHASVRHLDVLYDKLTLTDKVAHAYSLGKERVEDVMEMVRIAGGLTQEEFEATPRMYTNINSTSPLKHDEPMLDGYMRCVRRGQATVVTPFTLAGAMAPVTMAGAVAQSIAEALCVIALAQYIRPGAPCVLGTFTSNVDMKSGAPAFGTPEYMRATQMTGQMARYYGLPLRSSGVCAANVPDGQAMWETSNSLWAAVQSQTNMVYHAAGWLEGGLIASPEKFIMDCEILQQIQRYFEPATFATGEDDIALEAIRSVGNDGHFFGIDHTQERYTTAFYQPFLSDWRNFEGWNLAGGVWTAERAHRMFKAIMAEFQPPPMEDAIREELADFVARRKREGGAPTDF
- a CDS encoding heme NO-binding domain-containing protein, which gives rise to MHGLINRSIEIFLKERHGAALWQAVAQEAQVPDGSFEAMLPYEDALTGRVIAAAAQRLSRSEAEILEDLGIFLITSERTQVVRRLLRYGGVSFLDFLYSLDDLQDRVKLAVPELEVPRFELQREGQSGFHLIVESPVAGMGHVTVGILRALADDYGALVVLEESHDAGTQSDITVHLLNSTHAAGRRFSLAGEPA
- a CDS encoding GGDEF domain-containing protein, producing the protein MAAFQPANIPPEGLNRLMPMHVMLDEKGCIQHFGPTLHCLWPYGAPLGRSFFEVLTVSRPRGITDLKGLMAHASERLHIELAEGEAPALKGIAMPLQDGGALLNLSFGISVVEAVRLYDLTDADFAPTDLTVEMLYLIEAKSAAAAELSRLSQRLQGARIAAEEQAFTDTLTGLRNRRAMDVVLARLISSERGFGLMHLDLDYFKDVNDTLGHAAGDLVLQHVAKVLVEATREDDLAARVGGDEFVLLFAGLTDVDQLNRIAGRIIERLEDPVYFEGQPCRISGSIGTTVSDFYKAPEAEAMLHDADIALYASKHKGKACYTVFSKDLGQLEPPKGREAAPPH
- a CDS encoding SDR family NAD(P)-dependent oxidoreductase yields the protein MAEPNTRKVALVTGAARGIGRAIAQDLAQDHDLAFTWLTTTPKAPPEGALALQADLSQPGSAEEVIKAVITRFGRIDVIVNNAGLVQPSPLEAYDPSAAQAVLTVNLLAPGALLAAALPHLQPGAAIVNISSVNAYLPPRGAALYGASKAALNLWTKGAAKELGPRGIRVNAIAPGAINIPEAPRPDELTELFVKETALGRIGTPEDIARAVRFLASEAAGFITGEVLTVSGGYRL
- the dtd gene encoding D-aminoacyl-tRNA deacylase; this translates as MRALLQRVTQARVEVDGETVGACGPGLLILVCAMEGDTAKQPARLAAKIAKLRIFTDDAGKMNRSLRDIGGSALVVSQFTLAADTRSGNRPGFSQAAAPAHGKALYEAFAEALSGEGIPVQTGIFGANMQVHLVNDGPVTIWLDDQIR
- a CDS encoding carbohydrate kinase family protein; this encodes MVVCCGEALIDMLPREATGGEAAFAPFAGGAVFNTAIALARLEQDTAFVTGLSTDLFGAQLEAVLTASGVDHSGCVRSPRPTTLAFVTLTDGQARYAFYDENTAGRMFAVEEMPKAPEADRAHFFGGISLVSEPGGSAYETLMAQVAPTALTMIDPNIRPGFITDEAAYRARINRMIAIADIVKLSDEDLHWLEGDGEIAPLAQGLLDKGAQLVCITEGAKGARAFWGNEEAFVAATPVEVVDTVGAGDTFNAGVLAGLAQRGTLDKGALAGLTAEDVAHALRLGVKAAAVTVSRAGANPPRLSELS